In Falco biarmicus isolate bFalBia1 chromosome 5, bFalBia1.pri, whole genome shotgun sequence, a single genomic region encodes these proteins:
- the LSM8 gene encoding LSM8 homolog, U6 small nuclear RNA associated isoform X1: MLLTTMVLFLMKKKKNTGRLFWLLLPLKTFRSVNGSVSDMSKYFLNELSGTVAVITSDGRMIVGTLKGFDQTINLILDESHERVFSSSQGVEQVVLGLYIVRGDNVAVIGEIDEETDSALDLGNIRAEPLNSVVH, translated from the exons ATGTTGCTAACAACCATGGTGCTctttcttatgaaaaaaaaaaaaaatactggtagGCTTTTCTGGCTTTTACTGCCTCTTAAAACTTTCAGAAGTGTTAATGGTTCCGTTTCAGATAtgtctaaatattttcttaatgaacTATCAGGTACTGTTGCGGTAATTACTTCTGATGGAAGAATGATTGTG ggaacCCTCAAAGGTTTTGATCAGACCATTAACTTGATTTTGGATGAAAGCCATGAACGAGTGTTCAGTTCTTCACAAGGGGTTGAGCAAGTAGTGCTGGGATTATACATTGTAAGAGGTGATAATGT TGCTGTCATTGGTGAAATTGATGAAGAGACAGATTCAGCTCTTGACTTGGGGAATATTCGAGCAGAACCTTTAAACTCAGTTGTGCattga
- the LSM8 gene encoding LSM8 homolog, U6 small nuclear RNA associated isoform X2, translating into MTSALENYINRTVAVITSDGRMIVGTLKGFDQTINLILDESHERVFSSSQGVEQVVLGLYIVRGDNVAVIGEIDEETDSALDLGNIRAEPLNSVVH; encoded by the exons ATGACCTCTGCTTTGGAGAATTACATCAACC GTACTGTTGCGGTAATTACTTCTGATGGAAGAATGATTGTG ggaacCCTCAAAGGTTTTGATCAGACCATTAACTTGATTTTGGATGAAAGCCATGAACGAGTGTTCAGTTCTTCACAAGGGGTTGAGCAAGTAGTGCTGGGATTATACATTGTAAGAGGTGATAATGT TGCTGTCATTGGTGAAATTGATGAAGAGACAGATTCAGCTCTTGACTTGGGGAATATTCGAGCAGAACCTTTAAACTCAGTTGTGCattga